The Toxorhynchites rutilus septentrionalis strain SRP chromosome 3, ASM2978413v1, whole genome shotgun sequence genome includes a region encoding these proteins:
- the LOC129780308 gene encoding uncharacterized protein LOC129780308: MSEIEIYNDSIQFVCDLCSLRYSTFEILMTHNRIKHYHSIRFRCGYCKEAFMNEDDLHCHFILTHRVDPYNLESSQMVRYKKSIHQTVLSEDEKRHIMRRCDSQSDDDYSEEEQEDQNGFTIGHESPVESDEEDELELDYNKLFKKRKQSAMTQEEILELTDVFRKPAETRCISKMHL, encoded by the exons ATGTCTGAAATTGAG ATATACAACGACTCGATCCAGTTCGTGTGCGATCTGTGCTCGCTGAGGTACTCCACGTTCGAGATATTGATGACTCACAACCGGATCAAGCACTACCATTCGATACGGTTTCGGTGTGGGTACTGCAAGGAGGCTTTCATGAACGAGGATGACCTGCATTGCCACTTTATCCTTACCCATCGCGTGGATCCCTACAATTTGGAGAGCAGTCAAATGGTTCGGTACAAAAAATCGATCCACCAAACAGTTCTGTCCGAGGACGAAAAGCGGCACATTATGAGGCGATGTGACAGCCAGAGCGATGATGATTACTCGGAAGAGGAGCAGGAAGACCAGAATGGGTTCACCATCGGTCACGAGAGTCCGGTTGAGTCCGACGAGGAGGATGAGTTGGAGCTGGACTACAATAAGTTGTTCAAGAAGCGAAAACAAAGTGCTATGACACAGGAGGAAATCCTGGAGCTGACGGATGTGTTTAGAAAACCTGCGGAAACTAGATGTATTTCGAAAATGCATCTCTGA